The genomic window GTGTCACCCAACGAACTTCAGTTACCTGAAGCATTGATCAAATCCCTATGCATAAATTGCAGATTTCTCATCATACCACTTTGAGTACACAATACAGATACGATGCAATCTGCCAGTTACACGCCCCCATTTTGGGAGGTGACCTGATCTGAGTTCAATATTTCGCCCCAATTGAGGCGGAAATGTGGCAGGGCTTTTTATACTTTTAGATCTAGAATAAATGTTATCCAAATGTTTAGTGCAATTACAACTCTAGGTATTACTTAAATATCAAAATTTTTATACTTAGGGTATATTTGTTTTATCTTACATAAAAATTTATCGATAAAAAAGACATTACGTTTGAGTAAGTTACCATAACACTTGTGATGCATGTCACACTCATATGTCTGTCAATACAAAAAATATGAGACTGGCACTCATTTTATGGTGAAAATATATCACAAAGGTGCCGTTAAGGTCATATATTTACCTTAAAAGTGACCGCACAACGGCAAATCAGGGCGATCAAACTCGATAATAGTGTCAGGCGAGAAGCACAAATCCGTAAATCTAGAAATGAGAAAACCTGCATTTGTGCGCACTTAATGGTTTAACCAAATTTGACGATTGAACCTCTGATTGCTTACCCTAAGTAAATACCCCGACCTACTTTCGTAGATCGGGGCATCATTCAATCAGCACTTAGGGAAGGGGCGTCAGCTAGCCCCCAGGCCTGCTTCGGATGTTCTCAGGCAGCCATGTGGCAACCTCTGGGAACGCGATGAGCACGAAGACCATCAGAACCATGATCAGGAACATCGGGAACGCAGCACGCGCGATGAAGCCCATCTGGTAATTGGTCATGCCCTGCAGCACGAACAGGTTGAAGCCGATAGGCGGCGTGATCTGCGCCATCTCAACCACCACCACAATGAAGATACCGAACCAGATCAGGTCAATACCTGCCTGACGGATCATTGGCTCCACCACAGCCATGGTCAGCACCACAGAAGAGATGCCATCAAGGAACATGCCGAGGATGATATAGAACACCAGCAGCACCATGAGCAGCTCAAAGCGGGACAGCTCCAGCGTTGCGATCATGTCCGCCAGCCCACGCGGCAGCCCGGTAAAGCCCATGGAAAGGGAAAGGAACGCCGCACCGGCAAGGATCAGCGCGATCATGGCGGAGGTGTAGGTTGCGCCCATCAGACTTTCCGTAAAGCTCTTCCAGTTCAGTGAGCCCTGGGAAGCCGCCAGAATGAGACTGCCGATCACACCAAAGGCCGCTGCCTCTGTCGCCGTGGCAAAGCCCAGGTACATGGAGCCTATCACCACCAGAATGAGCAGGATCACCGGCAGCAGGAAGCGGGTGTTTGCCAGCTTCTCAGAAAAGCTCATGCGTGGCTCTTCGGTCGGGTTCCACTTAGAGGACACACGAGAGGTGATCGCCACATACGCCATGAACATGCCTGCCAGCACGATACCCGGCACAATGCCTGCAAAGAACAGCTTGGAGATACTCTCGTTGATGGTCACACCGTA from Microbulbifer sp. MKSA007 includes these protein-coding regions:
- a CDS encoding TRAP transporter large permease subunit; the encoded protein is MENISIIILFLFVMFTLLGTGVWVGLALMGVAWVGMELFTTRPVGDVMLTTIWSSSSSWTLTALPLFIWMGEILYRTRLSEDMFRGLAPWMARLPGGLVHTNIVGCTVFAAVSGSSAATLTTVGKMSIPELRKREYPEKMIIGTLAGAATLGLMIPPSLTLIVYGVTINESISKLFFAGIVPGIVLAGMFMAYVAITSRVSSKWNPTEEPRMSFSEKLANTRFLLPVILLILVVIGSMYLGFATATEAAAFGVIGSLILAASQGSLNWKSFTESLMGATYTSAMIALILAGAAFLSLSMGFTGLPRGLADMIATLELSRFELLMVLLVFYIILGMFLDGISSVVLTMAVVEPMIRQAGIDLIWFGIFIVVVVEMAQITPPIGFNLFVLQGMTNYQMGFIARAAFPMFLIMVLMVFVLIAFPEVATWLPENIRSRPGG